The proteins below are encoded in one region of Loxodonta africana isolate mLoxAfr1 chromosome 5, mLoxAfr1.hap2, whole genome shotgun sequence:
- the LOC135231492 gene encoding basic salivary proline-rich protein 3-like, which yields MWSHKPEQKRTDPAPSSSSDRVMEQGQRGREPQPNPNPERQSRVPVRGHIKGTKPPCSSGRVPQAGRFPSAPPPVVKLPRAPCPSALGTVKEWPGDHKYAEDMELNSGRAGGAKAGRAAPAHSGHRACKRGPGRAAGHLADGGQRAPRPPPRGSAADPSPAAAPGPLLPGPRPEPRQRSLSPAARPGRMEPGAVPRTTEPSAARDAAARHSESRRRR from the exons ATGTGGAGTCACAAGCCAGAGCAGAAAAGGACGGACCCAGCCCCATCATCCAGCTCCGACCGGGTTATGGAGCAAGGGCAACGTGGCCGAGAGCcacagcctaaccctaaccccgaaagACAGTCTAGAGTGCCCGTCCGTGGGCACATTAAAGGCACAAAGCCACCCTGCTCCTCGGGTCGAGTCCCTCAGGCCGGTCGCTTCCCCTCGGCGCCCCCACCTGTTGTGAAGCTCCCACGAGCTCCCTGTCCAAGTGCTTTGGGAACTGTCAAAGAATGGCCAGGCGACCATAAATATGCAGAAGACATGGAGCTAAATAGCGGCCGTGCGGGCGGTGCCAAGGCCGGGCGGGCGGCGCCGGCGCACTCCGGGCACCGAGCCTGCAAAAGGGGCCCCGGGCGGGCGGCCGGACACCTGGCAGACGGTGGGCAGCGGGCTCCGCGGCCGCCGCCCCGGGGCTCCGCGGCCGACCCTTCGCCCGCCGCCGCGCCCGGCCCGCTTCTCCCGGGCCCCCGTCCCGAGCCCCGGCAGCGCTCTCTCTCCCCAGCGGCCCGGCCCGGCCGCATGGAGCCCGGCGCGGTGCCCCGGACGACCGAGCCCTCCGCAGCGAGGGACGCAGCAGCCCGCCACAGCGAGT ctCGCAGGCGCCGCTGA